The following coding sequences lie in one Microbacterium sp. XT11 genomic window:
- a CDS encoding AAA family ATPase translates to MAESKASARQRPRLVGKDDELSLSVSGYKAIRDEMTLRIAPLTIIAGANSAGKSSFMQPFLLMKQTLDSAFDPGPLLLHGPNVRATDRSQILSRGKSRSDVVQRFSAGMKTPRDSRKVTFGIDGLDLVIETDEIGEDGQIIRLAEPLRKSDEKVLKQRFADLAQRYLRVLRDTEAHGADSWGFDVVRNRCFLDLTLDLGVGDRRFGISVSDELTDDRRWVDLLRGIIHVPGLRGNPERSYSRSAVGSTFPGTFDTYVASIVYQWTEKDRTRLDRLSRQLEELGLTWKLTARRLNDASIELLVGRTQHAQQGGANDVVSVADVGFGVSQTLPVLVALLTAKPGQIVYLEQPEIHLHPKAQLVLAAILVEAAGRGVRVVAETHSSLVIRGIQTAVAERQLQPNDLSFNWFGRDALTGFQTITTANVDEAGRFGDWPLDFDDVSREADWAYLDAVEERETGGR, encoded by the coding sequence ATGGCCGAGTCGAAGGCATCAGCCCGCCAACGCCCGCGACTGGTGGGGAAAGACGACGAGCTGAGTCTCTCGGTCAGCGGTTATAAGGCGATCCGTGATGAGATGACTCTCCGAATCGCGCCGCTAACGATCATCGCGGGTGCGAATAGCGCAGGCAAATCCAGCTTCATGCAGCCGTTCCTTCTCATGAAGCAGACGCTTGATTCTGCTTTCGATCCCGGCCCGCTGCTCCTGCACGGACCAAATGTTAGAGCGACTGATAGGTCGCAGATTCTTAGCCGAGGAAAGTCGCGCAGCGACGTGGTGCAACGGTTCTCGGCCGGGATGAAGACGCCTAGAGACTCGCGGAAGGTCACTTTCGGTATTGACGGGCTCGATCTGGTGATCGAAACTGACGAGATTGGTGAAGACGGGCAGATCATTCGTCTGGCTGAGCCTTTGCGAAAGTCCGATGAGAAGGTGCTAAAGCAGCGGTTCGCCGACCTTGCGCAACGGTACCTGCGCGTCTTGAGGGACACCGAGGCGCACGGCGCCGACAGTTGGGGCTTCGATGTAGTCAGGAATCGTTGCTTTCTCGACCTCACTCTGGATCTGGGTGTAGGTGACAGGCGCTTTGGCATTAGCGTCAGCGACGAATTGACAGACGACCGGAGGTGGGTCGATCTTCTCCGCGGAATAATTCACGTGCCCGGTCTACGTGGGAATCCTGAGCGATCGTACAGTCGCTCGGCCGTGGGGTCCACGTTCCCTGGAACCTTCGATACCTATGTGGCCAGCATCGTGTATCAGTGGACCGAGAAAGATCGCACCCGTCTTGACCGCTTGTCACGACAACTTGAAGAGCTCGGGCTTACGTGGAAGCTGACGGCCCGGCGGCTCAACGATGCGTCCATCGAACTCTTGGTCGGTCGTACTCAACATGCTCAGCAAGGTGGAGCGAATGATGTGGTGAGCGTTGCAGATGTCGGATTCGGAGTAAGTCAGACGCTCCCCGTGCTCGTCGCGCTCCTCACAGCCAAGCCTGGACAGATCGTCTATCTCGAGCAGCCCGAAATTCATCTTCATCCAAAAGCTCAGTTGGTCTTGGCGGCGATTCTCGTTGAAGCCGCGGGCCGCGGAGTGCGTGTAGTCGCAGAGACGCACAGCTCACTTGTGATTCGAGGTATTCAGACAGCGGTCGCCGAACGTCAGCTCCAGCCAAATGACCTCTCCTTCAACTGGTTCGGTCGCGATGCCCTCACAGGTTTCCAGACCATCACCACAGCGAACGTTGATGAAGCGGGACGTTTTGGGGATTGGCCATTGGACTTCGACGACGTCTCTCGTGAGGCCGATTGGGCCTACCTCGATGCTGTTGAAGAGCGCGAAACTGGCGGAAGATGA